GCCCTCGTTGGCATTGCCAACCACTCTGActagagagcagagagggaggggcaTCCCCAAGTGCTGGAGACAAGGGTAGAAGAGACTTGACACCTGACAGAACCTTTGACTCACCTTGGAATCACAGATTATCAGTCAGTCTGTGACATAGTCCAACTGCCATGCAGGCCAAGAAAACCTTCCAGCACCCCAGGAGGGAGGAGCGCATGGGAGCCCTGGCCTCCCCATAATGTTGGGCTATAGCTCATGGTTCTATCCCTTCTCCTCAGGAGCCCACTTGAACCCGGCTGTGACCTTTGCCATGTGCTTTCTGGCACGTGAGCCCTGGATCAAGCTGCCCATCTACACACTGGCACAGACACTGGGGGCCTTCTTGGGTGCCGGGATCGTTTTTGGGCTGTACTATGGTAAGCATTCCCCATCCTGCCCTTCTCCACTGCACTCTCCCTCTTTAAGTACTTGGCACCAGTCCTGTGGATGACAGCTGAGGCCTGCCCAGGCCCAGGGCTCATGACTCATTAACACTCAGGCCCAGGTGGGGGGctcaaagggaaagaaacaagtTGGGCAACAACAGAATCTCAGGTCCTCCACCCTACCCTGTGCCTCCAGAATAATATGCTTACCCATGACCCCTGGCAGGGTGGGGAGGGCAGGTCTGAGAGGGGAGGCTCTGCCTTCACTCACAATGGGTCTAATCTGTCACCAGATGCAATCTGGGCCTTTGCCAACAATGAGCTTATCGTCTCCGGCCCCAATGGCACAGCTGGCATCTTTGCCACCTATCCCTCTGGACACTTGGACATGGTCAATGGCTTCTTTGATCAGGTATGGATTGGGGACAGTTGAGGGACAGACTTGTTTTGGACAACACTCCTTGATTGTAGCACGATTTCTCAATTTGTGGGGATCCCAACTTCAGAACATGTTGGCAGGTCCTGTGTAAGGCATGGAACTTCTCACTGAATTGCTGTGCTTGCAAGCATCCTAGGATCAGTCAGGgctaggaagaggaaggaagggtcgGAGTTTAGGGGAAGGAGCTGTCCCTTATCTTGTTCTCTCCACTCTGCAGTTCATTGGCACAGCCTCCCTCATCGTGTGTGTACTGGCCATTGTTGACCCCTATAACAACCCTGTCCCCCGAGGCCTGGAAGCCTTCACTGTGGGCCTTGTGGTCCTGGTCATTGGGACCTCCATGGGCTTCAATTCTGGCTATGCTGTCAACCCTGCCCGTGACTTTGGCCCTCGTCTTTTCACTGCTCTGGCTGGCTGGGGCTCGGAAGTCTTCACGTAAGTACACCTGTTGCTCAGCTTAGCTCCCCTTTCCTCTGCACTGCCTACCTGCCTCTGATTACCCGTATCTGCCCTCCAGGACCGGCCGGCACTGGTGGTGGGTACCCATCGTCTCTCCACTCCTCGGTTCCATTGCTGGTGTCTTTGTGTACCAGCTCATGATTGGCTGCCATTTGGAGCAGCCCCCACCCTCCACTGAGGCGGAGAATGTGAAACTGGCACACATGAAGCACAAGGAACAGGTCTGAGTGGGGGACCAGCCATCCCCGCTCTTCACTCTCTGGAGTGTCCACTGACTGTGTGGGGGCCACTCCCTAAAAGCCCCCTTGTGATGCCTCTCACAGGCTAAGATGCTCCCTGTACCTACCCCTGCTGGATGGCCCTTCTAGAATTCCTATGAACTCTGCCCAATAAGACATTAGGTCCCCACTCTTAAGCCAAGGTAGGATAGCAAGTAGGACCAAACATCCTTTTGTttcccaaaaggaaaagaatatgcAGTGTGTACCTGCGTGCATGCCTCTTTTCCGGGCATTCAGGGCAAGGGACCAAGTTTCCAAAACAGACCCTAGCAGTTCAAGGGAGCCCAGGGAAAGGGAGTGAGCGAGTGAGGAATGTACCAGAGTGCATCTTCAAGGGTTCCATGTGGAGTGGACCCAGAGGTGTGcttctgagcatgtgtgtgtctgcttttttttttttttcccccggtGTGTTTCTAGGCTTTAGGAGGGGGGAAGGGATAAGAGGGGCATAGCTCAGATTCGGAGCTGTGACCCCTGAGTAGGAACTATGTAATGTGTTTCTGTCATAATATTGGCATTGGGGTGGGGATGAAGTCCATGCCATGagtttcatattttctgtttttttaaaaatatataaatatatacatatatatgttacagTCTTAGAAATAGGGGTAGGGAGACTCCTTTTTTAAAAGGGGTTTTTCCTTCCTATAATCCTCAAATCAACAATGTACTGTTGCcttttataaaaaagaataaaatgtatgcATAAAACAGGAACTGTgcttttctgcttgttttgtttgtttgtttgttttgagacagagtctatgtagcccaggctggcttgaacttacagagacccccTGCTGGCATCAAAACCATATGCTCCCCCCATCAGAATGTGCTATTTTTCTGTAACTAGAGCTGTGGTGCTACTTGACCACAAATCCCAGGTGTCTGTCTACTTTAGAGTCAAATCTCAGCTTGTATTCAGTGATTCCCCAGTTCCCACCCTCTTGAGCATCTTCTGAATTCTGCCATCTcattccccttcccaggaagcAAATTTAGAGTCCTTAACTGGGCGGTCCACACAGCTTCCTCAGGCCTATGTCCCTGAGAGCAGAGCTCTTTACATGGCCCTCACCGAATCTGAGAATGCTCCAAAGTCCTCCATGTTCACCCAGGTTCTCTAGAACCTGTCCTTGTCCTGACCCACTCGTGGCTACTTTCTGGGGCCCTGGGCTTTCCTACTTCATCATCCAATCTAAAGTCACTTGCCTGAACCAAGAACCTCTGTTGTGTTTACTTGAGTCCCCTTCTGCTTCATTAGTTGGGGACATGTCCATGCCCAGTAAGACACGGGTTGTGTGACTAGCCTGGCACATCTGAACCTAGGAAGTATGCCTCATTTCCGGCTTCCTTACCCCATCTGACTTAAATTTCACCAGGAATATAAGGGAAACCTTGCTGCAGAGTTAACCCTGTAGGAGCCAGAAGCTCTTGGGCTTGCACATTTGTGCTTTCTCAAGGTTCTTGCTCCCTGCCCTCTTTGCAGATGAGACCCAGGCCCAGGAAGGGTGGGAGGTGAATTTAGACCACACAGCTAGAACTGTGACCTGGGAATGGGTAGAAGACAATATCTCCATGGATCTCTACCCTTTCCTTGTCCTCAACTCCCAAGAGGCATGTCTGGAATGCTGGAGAGACCAGAGTCAAAGGGAGTGTCCCATTCCCAGACCCTGAGGGGGTAGACTGGTAAACCTTGGGAGCAGAAGGTGCCTGAAGAGTTTCATTCAGCATACCATACCACTTTCATTCAACATCCATACCAGTTTCTCCTTGGTACCCTTTCCTTCCATGACTCTGCTCCACCATCCTTCCTTTCAAATCgcaccaggaggcaggaggcctTCAGGTGCTTGGGATCCATGCCCGTCATAGcctctctagtgtgtgtgtgtgtgtgtgtgtgtgtgtgtgtgtgtgtgtgtgtgttctttctctggaccttagtttccttatctgtgaCACTGGGGTTAGTTAATAAAAGGAGCAAACAATAGAAGATGGTTTAACATAGGCTGGCTCgacagctcagcaggtgaaagGCACCTGCTGTCAAATCTGACATGATCAGTCCCATCTCTGGAACCCAAAAAGTGGAAGAAAGAACCAAATCATCTGAAGTTGTCCCCTGAGCTCCACACCTGCACCCTGTCCTGTtcacacatacgtacacacatgcaacaataatgtaattaaaaatataagtggGCTTAACAGTGGCCAGAAATCAGGAAATACTCAGTAAATGACCTCTCATGACTTTACTTGTAGAGCTAGGATGGAGTAAGAAAGCAAGGGTAGAAGGGATGCTGGGAGCTGTTTTGTATAGTTCACTGAATTCAACAAACATCTTTCACCTGAAATTCCTTCCTCAATCATGAATTTactgagaagggaaggaggaagcaggGTGGTGACTTGTGTGCCCAGGCTCTACAAGTCTCTTGGGATGGGTATGAGAGGCAAGAGCAGTCCACAGTGTGCAAGGCAGAGGTGCGAAAGGGAGTATATGTTGGATGGACTGTCAGACCCTGTTAAAGCCAGGACCAACGAGTAGGAACTTGAGTGAGGCAGTCACCTTGTGAGCCCTCTAAGCAAGGAACTCCCCATGAATATGCCAGTCTGAATAGGCAAAGTTATGGATACTAgcaaattctggaaggaaaatgctCTACTTCCTGTAAGAAAATTTCTCCTCCATTTCACAGAATTTATTTTCAGGGAAGCTAGGGTGAATCAGGAGAGTTGGCCCATATCTCAGGGCTTGCAGAGGGTCTTCCCCTATGCGTCAAGACCTTTCCACATATCCCTTTAAAGAAgctatctttcttcttttctttttctgagacaaagttcctctgtgtaaccctggctatcctatagaccaggctggccttgaatttacacagatctgcctgcctctgcttcctgagagctgggattaaaggcatgcaccaccgccaGGCACGCCAAATTTCTTAAAGCACTGATTTGCTCCAATCCACTCCCTGAAACCTGAGTGTGGCTGTTGTCTGGATACCTGGctctgtgtctgtgcacataAGCAAATGTGCATTCCTCAGGGCTTCTTGTGGGTCTGCATTTCTCTCACCATGTCAGGCTGTTTGTCTCtggctttcttcatttttagcTTTCTGTGTCTGTTACTGCCTAATTCTTCGTGTACATCTGAAGAGGCATTTTTGTACATACTCgggtctgtttctctgtgtacttggTGAATATCTCTTAGTTCAAGTGGCTCTAGACAACCATCTGTGCTCCAGGGCATGTCTTCTTAATTCCTGGTAATGAGTGCTGGCTTGCTGCTAAtgctccttgttttttttttttttttctttttcttttctgaaaaagcTGGGTGGGGCATCCCCAAGCTTGGAGAAACTTGGGTGAGGTAGagttgggtggggtgggaagtCAAGAAAAGGGCCTACTCCACCCAGTATAGAggccctagagcagtggttctcaacatgagagtcatgacccctttgggttgcatatcagatatttacattacaattcataatagtagcaagattacagttatgaagtagtaacaaaataattttatggttgggggtcaccaccacatgaggaactggattaaagggttgcagcattaggaaggtggagaaccacggCCCTAAAGGCTAGAGAAGGCTCAGGGCCCTCTAGGAGGGTGCTggtagaggaagggaggaaggagcctGTGTTTCAGAGAAAGCACCTGAACTGTCCCACGGATGGGTGGAAGTGTGAAGGAAAGGGGCACCGAGATGCTGCTGCCAGCCCTTAGACCCAAATGGGGTCTTGACAATAGAATGCCTAAGCCCTAAAAGGATAGAGGAGTGGAAGTGTCTTCCTAGTGTCTGAGAGGGGCCTGCTCAGGGACCCACGGAGGGTCTGCATACACTGGAGCTTTGGCCATAGGCCTCAGGATAGCAGCAGAAAGGAAACTGATGTAGGCATGTTGCTGTGGAGCGGCTTCAAAGGAGCACCCCCTCTTTGAAGACAAGCAAGAACTGGTCCTGAATGTGTCTTTGGATCACATAGCAGAAGAGCAGACCCCAATCCAGACGTCTAGAACTCTAGGATTGCAAGCCAACCCTTGCCAGCAACAGGGCAAGGGCAGGTAGGAGGCTTTGTTAGCCTGGCTCCAATCTCTACTCTGTGCCCAGGAGACTAACACCCATGACTATATCACCTCTTGTTCCAGTTGACTTTGGCAAGTAGGAGGCATATCTAGGAAATAAGAGGGCAAGGAG
This DNA window, taken from Cricetulus griseus strain 17A/GY chromosome 2, alternate assembly CriGri-PICRH-1.0, whole genome shotgun sequence, encodes the following:
- the Aqp3 gene encoding aquaporin-3 translates to MGRQKELVNRCGEMLHIRYRLLRQALAECLGTLILVMFGCGSVAQVVLSRGTHGGFLTINLAFGFAVTLAILVAGQVSGAHLNPAVTFAMCFLAREPWIKLPIYTLAQTLGAFLGAGIVFGLYYDAIWAFANNELIVSGPNGTAGIFATYPSGHLDMVNGFFDQFIGTASLIVCVLAIVDPYNNPVPRGLEAFTVGLVVLVIGTSMGFNSGYAVNPARDFGPRLFTALAGWGSEVFTTGRHWWWVPIVSPLLGSIAGVFVYQLMIGCHLEQPPPSTEAENVKLAHMKHKEQV